One Salvia miltiorrhiza cultivar Shanhuang (shh) chromosome 6, IMPLAD_Smil_shh, whole genome shotgun sequence genomic window, aaatcattcattcattcacaaaaaatcgattaaaattgaaataagCGAAGCCGATTCAACAAAAGCAGGTGAAAAACAGAGACGGATCAATGAACCCAAGCACTCAATTGATTCGATAAATTGCCAACCAACATATGTTTATACATGTACGCATGTATAcatttgtggacaaaaatataacataaaacCAACATCGCATTCAAAATATTTCAAACCCTAACCAGAGAGAAATCTGGGGAGCAGACAGTCGAGAAACCCAAAAGCGTCTTGCTCACACCAGAACAAACATCattcttagattttttttaataccaTCACCATATAAGAAACCCTAGATCAgacaaaaaaaagtaaaataaaccaAGCTTGGAAATAGGCTACGGAGAAGCAGATCTAACGATTGTTGTTAGGGCACTCGCGGGCAAAATGTCCATCCTCACCGCAGTTATAGcagccgcctccgccgccgccacctccaccaccgccgccgctgtACCGGCCACCTCCTCCACCGCCACCTCCGGTCGGGCACTCCCTCGCCATATGACCGTTCTCACCGCACTTGAAGCAGCCgcttccgccgccgcctcctccgtaaccaccaccgcctcctccgtagccgccgccgccgcctccataGCCACCGCTTCCTCCGTAGCTACCGCCGCCGCCGTAGCTACCACCTCCTCCGTAACCACGGCTGCCGCCTCTGCTTCCTCCTCCGTTGTAaccgcctccgccgcctcttCCACCGTAGGATCCTCCTCCGCCGCccccgccgcctccgccgcgggTGCTGCCCTGCACAGATACGCCGTCAGGTCCGGTCACGTTGGCCGCCTTGGCGCGTCCGTCGTTGCCGATCTCGACCGTGTACTCCACAACCTCGCCGTCGCCGAGGCTGCGGAATCCGTCGGATTTGATGGCGGATTGGTGGACGAACAGATCCTCGCTGCCGTCGTCGGGGGTGATGAAGCCGAAGCCTTTCTGATCGTTGAACCACTTCACACACCCCTTCTTCAGATCGCCGTCCGCCATTTTTCTCCCAAAACCCTaatttctcactctctctctaaatgGTAACCCTTTCTCTATCTAAACCTTTGTATAAGGGCTTGCACAGAGGCGtgactatatatatttttgttggaGTGCGCCACGTCATCGGACTTGATTTTGTTATTCAACTGCTTGAAAATTACGAAGTGGGGtccgtgattttttttttctttcctttatttgctttgttttaATAATTATCTTTTTGGGGAATCAAAGCGACGGACGGATTTTGTCGGGATGATCCAACGGCCACGAAATATGACCGTTCGATTCTCGATTTGATtgccatttatttatttttaataaaagtataTAATTTGGAGTTTATCATTGTATATTTGTATTGTTAGTTTCTGCTGAAAGATTCAAGATTTAACCTGTTGAGATTTTTTTGCTAGTATTTATTATCATCAAATAATAACTCGTCTAtttaacgattttttttttccctaacCATGTtaaaaatattcttttttgTAACTAGGATATACTTGAAACATAAAAGGATTGAAACGCTTTAAATGCGTGTAAGCTTACGCATATCAATTAgggatctttttgccaaaaatcaaGATAGATAATTAGATATGATTATTTGGTTGTGGTAATATTGAGTTAGAGTGaacattatttttctttattttaagcCAATCGAGGGAACATTATTTGAAAGCGAATATCTTATACTCCAATCTGTATATATCGAGTTTTGATTGGGACAAGATTCACataatttttattcaaaatttggCTTAGTATTATTAGACTATATTTTAGTAGTATCTACTGTCTAATCCAATTTATTACCGCAAATAATTAAACTGCGTCTCACTATATTTTCATAGCGAAAATTAATATTCTAACTCTTGAGGAATTATATGATTAGGGCGAAGCTGTAAAGAAACTAAACTcgcaaattatttgaatttcagCTCGAAAAAATATTGTTTAGCGAAGTTccatacataataaataaatcaaatttgagttTGGTAGTcctcccaaaaaaaaataaaaaaatgagtttGGTAGTATTGAGATCGTGAACACGTTCGTTATGTAATTTAGcttgataaatataaattattaatagatACAACTTTTAATTATCtatactaaaattaataatgattgtattaaatctttaattaactttatttgtcataaaaaagtaatttatatatatatatatataggatatatatattattttgaatgaaataatttgttttaaaagaaaataatcaatattttgaatataaatataaatttataaagttCGTATAGATTCAATTAAACTTGTGAGAATCAAAGTATTTAATAAACAAAGTTCGGAATTCTACTCGATAGTCGATACTAAACATTCTTTGTTTTtactataaattcacaattgtGTCTCATGAAACTACAATAAATTCTTGAATATTTCCTCCACTTGAGATTCATAACTTCAACAATATATAACCTAATGTGAGTTacaaaattattactatttcagcataatttattttatgatataGTCCACATAGGGATTGTTCGATTTAAAGTATTAGAGCATCTGCAACGCTCTCCTCGAGTGGCTACTCAAGGAGGGTGTTGCACTCGAGTAGGCGCGATGCGGGGGGGAGCTCCTCGAGGAGTTCTCGTGTTATCGGGTACCCTCGAGCGGCGCGTGCTCTGCACGcgccagaaaaaaaaaaaaatttccaaCGGCTTTTTCGActgtttttcaattttttttttcttccccaACGGCTCTTTCGTCCGTTTGagcccattttcctttttttttttgtttttttcttcttttctctctataaataatacttctcccttattcattcatcacaactcactttcattcatcacaactcactccttcttcctcctacaatttttcttgcaaaatatcatattcgttcttccaaaaatgtcgtcacctgaacatgattcttcgcccgattccgacgaagtcgctgaaaagttcatggagttggttgagttgcagaaacaactgCTTCAATCATACTGCCCCCAACCGGCGCCGGAGCCGGCGCGTGCCAAACATCCCCGatcatacgtccaccgtgatcgtgaagaggcccatgtacgtcttatgcaagactacttcgtCGACAATCCAACGTACGGCCCTACTTTTTTCCGGCGTCGATTTCGCATGCAGAATGAGCTGTTCTTGCGCATtgtcgaggctgttcaaggtgaagatattttcttccatatgagcactgatggagcacctttgggcacgtttcggacctctagggccagagtagttaaaatttaggaattgtttttattttatttaagttttatgtaatatttaggattttataattattgcaatttaaatttaaaataaattatgttatttaaattatgcaattaaatttaaatgaaaaacataaaaatcaaaactaatgttatcaagtaggctatcaaggaaccccaatgcagcactacctactcaataacacaaccactatcaagtaggctatcaaggaaccccattgcggatgctcttagacATGACTAGTTTCGTGGAGTGGATgaggaactaattactaacatctaacatgactttgcccgatcaaaaaaaaaaaaaaaagacatgaCTAGTTTCGTGATATTCTATTTGAATGGGTACTTTAAAATATGATTAGTTTCGTGATATTCTATTCGAATGGATGGACGTTCAAtactcaatttaaaataatgGCACTTAAATTAGATCTCGActtacattttcttttttctggaGAGGAAATCCAATGACTTTATTCAAACCATATCCGAGTGTACAATATCCCAGAGCCATGAAGGAAAAACTCGGGCGGTTAGCCTCCCATCGTGCATGACAAAAATCAAAAACCACATGCTCTCGGGCATAATTAAAAGTTTTCCATAAATCGTTACATAAAAAATCCGAACCTATGTGCTTGTCCTGGAGAGCGTGGATCACCAGGAGCGAGTCAGAGAACAAAACGACTGATCCAATATCATGCTAAAGACAAAATTCGATGCCAAGCAATATAGCATGCAATTCACCCATGACAACCGTGGCCACATATACAGTTGGTCTGCTCAACGCAACAATAATTTTTCCCAAATGATCCCGTTAATATAAAACCAATGCCCAAGCGCTGACCATTGTCGTGATAAGAAACATCCACATCTAGGTGCAAAAGCCCCAGCTTAGGAGTTTTCCACTTCGCCAAAACCTTTGGTGGTAAGATGTGTTGATTAATAAACATAAGTCTTCGAGCTTCATGGTAGGTTGACAGTGAAAGAGGTAGCTGCCTGATGAAACAAATATCAACATCCTAAGGAAAAATAACTAAATCGTTGTTGGAATCGAACCTGAGTGTCACGATTTGCTTGAGGAATCAGAAGAACTTGAAGAACACTGAAAAATAAACTGTAGAATCGTTCTTGTATTGAGAGATAGCCTAATCTTAACAAATGAAATGAATTCCCTATTTATAGAGAAGATACAGAAGGATTAAACAGTAAATTTCTAAGGTTCACGTACACTGCATGCGACGCCCAAATCTTGATCATTTTCACTGAAGATATTGTTACTAATTAGCAGCTTTTGTCAGGTATTTTGTCGGATGTGTAGTCAGCATTGATCAACCTCTATCTTTTGTATTTTGACTCAACTTGAAACACCTATTGAATtaactcgcaatcgtacgaggtcaattgcagtggaataagctaacccaagtcgtacTCTCAAGAAAGGCTAAGCAGGGCGTTTGCTCGTGTTGCACACAATTAACAAGAAatcaacctaaacactctaatcaatattttgggtctgacactctctctcattAACTAACAcgtaattgaaataaaacatataaaattatcTAGAGGAAAATCAACTGTGAATAAGCAGTAATAAAATAGCATGTAATTCTACGCTAGGGTTCGTGAGGAAAgcaataattcaataattaaacaaGCAATCATGAAATCAATTATCTAGACAACaatctaattcataaataagaattaatctAAAGAGCATAGGGAAATAAATACTGATACTGTGATGAAAATCATAAATCCAGAGTTTATCTAGGCAATAATTAGAAACTCACGGTAAGATGATAACTAGAAATAAATCTCTAACTACTGAATTACTCAAGGCGTAAGGATGAAAATCAAAGCAATAACCCTAACTAggaaatacataaactttcacaaatttctggaattgcacaccaCCTTTAAATTCAGCCCcacaatacataaactttgatatctttctgatttttcccatggCACCGGAAATCCCCAAATGAAGAGATGACGTGGACGCCGGATTGTCTACGTGGACTCGCCGGACGCCACGtggaaatgaaaattaaaaaacgaCGTCGTGAATGATAATCTCCCAAAAATCAAGTCTGAAATTCCCTCTCCcatttctccaaaaaaaaacGTCTGAATATTCCCTCTTCTCTTTCCCTTTAGAAGTTCAAGCCCCAATTTGGAGAGAAATTGAGAGCGCAACCTCTATTTTCTTTGAGAATCAGAGACACCAAGGGAGTGCAAGCCCTAATTGCTTCCTCTGAGTGCGAGCTTTCAAAACCTAGGGAGATTCAAGATCCAGATTCGCGAGCTTCACCACACTGCGAACCAAAGCACCGCGTCTGTCGCGAGCTTGAGAGAGTCGCGTCTGTGAAGATGCCCTAATTGCATCCGTGAAGAGCCGCGTATATCACGAACTTGCAGGCATAATCGAACCAGAGTCGAAGGACTCGAGCAGAGCCCTAATTCGAAAAAGACACCAAATTCGCGAGCTTCTGAAATCGCGTCAGTCTTTGAGCGTCGCGAGCCGAAATTGGGAATAGAAGAGAGCATCTGAATTTGAGCGTTTGTCTTTCAGCATCGGACGTGGCCTTCATCTTCAAAGTAGAAGGTAGAAGGTAGCTCGATTTGAAGGGAGCAAGAATCTGAAATTCATCCATTGAAATCGTCTTCTGAAGCTGTTCTTAATCAATTCCCCTTGTCTTATTTTTCAAGATAGAAGGGAGCTCTTTCCGTCGTCATCTTCAAAGTCTGAATAATGTCGAACTGTTCGAGCTCAAGGGATTCAATTGGGCGTGAGAAATTGTGTGGGCATGGTATTCCAGCGATTGAGGAAACCTCACACACTCAGAAGAATCCGGAAAGGAGATTCCACTACTGTTCTAGAAGGAAGGTAATTTCATCTATTGACGTGGGATCTGGAACATTGAGTATGGCCGAATCAAgtagatcggtaacattctcagtttttTATAAGAAACCTACTACTCTTAATCCTTCATTGCAGAACTGTTCTTATGTTGAGATATTTAATGTTGTTGAGGAGGATCGCATTGTGCAGGAATTTTTTGATAAGTTGCAGGATGAAGACGACATTGAGCAagaattccttgctaacttgTAAGAAGAGACGGccattgttaggtccggagagtctcgaataggtgtatgggggggaagggggagaatacacctataggctatttttgaaaataaaacttGAAACACAAACCGACACAACCTTTTTGGAGAAAGGAGTTTAGTAAAAGTtaggttgatgactgatactaaatactcttcagtaaggagttatcaagtctgagactttaactgatacacgtaaagcttcagtcaagtttgttgaacagagagatgttatgaatcttactgactatccgaagattaatcaattagactaataacacacgcagcggaaaacttttgtttcgaaatagcctgtgagattaaacacgttgtcagaaattaagtttctctttgcagttaatcagttttcagttggaAAAGGtttgaacacaagtaagaaggtaaaaactgaaagctgtaaacaacacagagatttttacatggttcggaaaatacttcctacatccacggtcagttgatcagactgacaacttcactgggcatgtgcttacaggtgcacaacaaacctgggcatgtgcttacgggtgcacagcaaacctggacATATCtttagtaccaacacacctgattggatttctcactcttagcacacactgggcactaacATCTCTTCGGAGATagagcactggtctgaactccttacaactcaatctctcaattcggtcggttgaaaagagtttcgaaaacttgccaactagattacaaagaataggttctctgtaatcagttaaggctttggatatataatatttgcctaagttctaagataatgtatgtaatcagtagtgactgatttttggctttgtgattctcttcttcgattcaaactttggaatggttTTGAATGCTGAGTGatgaattcggcagcgtttcagcttatgtagttgaatcggtgaagattgaagtgatcctcgagctctatttataggagacgtcttgaataaatctgttggctgaaatggtcttcaagaattacttccgttagagagtaatttgaacttggacTGAGGCTTCAATTTTCGAGGTTcgtttgtttggtgagaacggctactttgaggaGCAAGAGATAGGACATATCTGAAAAgataatcaccaaaaaggaagggcctctgcagagaaaggacgatcgtgagatctctgcatttaatgcggctgtacttctggagtgcgtggcttcctttaagctttggagcttctgtccgaggaagaatgtttaactgatacttgactttagtatgagtctgctgaatccacgtgggctgcattaagtaatcagtcgtaactgattcttggactggttagtcaaataccagtatttgactttgccttaattcGTCAACAGTCGGcaactttagtcttcagtcttcagtcctccggcttcagccttcagtcttcagaacaacaactaaactagaaaaagaactctaacgcttgagttcgaacagttttagtctattacaaagaaggcctattgattttggtatcatcaaaacaaggaatatgatatttcattaagtttccaacaatttccccctttttaatgatgccaaaaccacacaacagttctaagacAAGAAAAGACTGAACAAGAACAAAAAGTTACTAAACAGGGTAAAtgctattcccccttaacaagaaAACCTATTAACTTGCATTCTCGAAGGaaaaacacaacagttcaaacgaACAAAACGAAGACATAACTGAAGtaaataatcagagcctggacaaaaagatattgtcttcaggttgagatcaaaagaagttcatttcatttcaaAAGAAAACTTGCAATACACACAAAGgagtaaaaaacaaaaacacatgGACAccacccatggactccagctgTTTGCCTGTTTGCGCCTTTGAACTTCATCTTCATTTCCATTGGCTCATCTCCTTGATTGATATTTTAGGAAAGTGTTTCTCTTACACTCTTATTTCAAGCAGTGTTTTGTTCTAAGTGTGGGTGGGGAGCCTTGgttttattgattttggtaaatACGGGAGAGTTTCTTTGTGTGCTTCATTGgtggggcaaatggtccccTTGCATTTAGTAAATGCTTGAAATTGAGCTTGTCTGTATTGATCTTGTGAAGATGTGGCTCTCAATGTGATTTTCGGGTTTGTGCcgttggtggttattcttatttttcttttgtgcaTATCTTTTGTTTGGTGCGATGAATTAGAAGTTTTTGTTGCAACACATTTGTAAGCAATGGagacgtgatttgtccgataGATGCTAAAGGGAGTATTGTCagtgtgattgcctacgatcttatctttatatgtgaagttgtatgaattttgaaatatttgacagctctgagtctctgctcctctagtatttctatgagcatgggaaaccacgtgagaaaactttggattacctccaaaaggcTTTATCTCATGAATTGTGGCTTAACTGttgaaaataaaagaataacttTCAAAGAGAACAGAAGATTGTGAAAAGAAAATAGTGAAAACATAAGATaatgattataaaggcgatcacattagagAATTCACTTCTAGAGGAGAATTAGGTCTGATCGAATCATTTGTATTATAATGGTGTTGCTTCTTAAAACTTGAAGTTACTTACACCATTTGAGAGATATGTGTTGACTGAAAAATTTGAATTGATTTATTGAATGTTTGGTTGAAATTGAGTGTTGAGCCGTctctttatttgatttatatggattttgcttgaggacaagcaaaatgCTAAGTGTGCGGAAGAGTTGTTTagtcctattttgtgatgattttatgAGTGTTTAAGAGTGCTATGGGTTTATATTTTGGTTTCGTTCACTCAAAAGCTAATTGAGTTGAGCTtatgtgctaattttgttgtttcAGGATTTGAAGctctaatttattaataaatggAAAAATATGGAGTTTGAATTATGTTGATTGGTCTTGAGAAGAATTGTAACTCGTCACAATTCTTCTCAAGACCAATCAACATAATTCAAACTCCATATTTTTCCatttattaatcaattagaGCTTCAAATCCTGAAACAACAAAATTAACACATAAGCTCAACTCAATTAGCTTTTGAG contains:
- the LOC130989330 gene encoding glycine-rich protein 2; translation: MADGDLKKGCVKWFNDQKGFGFITPDDGSEDLFVHQSAIKSDGFRSLGDGEVVEYTVEIGNDGRAKAANVTGPDGVSVQGSTRGGGGGGGGGGSYGGRGGGGGYNGGGSRGGSRGYGGGGSYGGGGSYGGSGGYGGGGGGYGGGGGGYGGGGGGSGCFKCGENGHMARECPTGGGGGGGGRYSGGGGGGGGGGGGCYNCGEDGHFARECPNNNR